The segment AAGTATTGTTGTCAGGTATTGTTGAATTACTGATAACAAAAACTGAGTCCCTAAAAAGGTTTTTGAAATATTATGCACCAATGACTGAAAACACCATTtgtttttgaattattatttgctggtcctaacttttcatcattctgaaacccatggataatcACTTTTACCCAAAATGTCATTCTCATCCCTCACTGACACTTTTTGTTCCAGGTGTATAATGTGTGCATGGCTGGCAGACAGCTGTGCTCGAAGCGTTACAGGGAGTTTGTCATTTTACACCAAAACCTGAAAAGAGAGTTTGCGACTTTCACCTTCCCCAAACTTCCCGGGAAATGGCCCTTTTCTATGTCCGAGCAGCAACTGGACGCTCGACGCAGGGGACTGGAGGAATACTTGGAAAAAGGTGACAATGCAGTAGTTTGTTACATGGTTTTAGATACCAGCGCTGAAAGATGGtgtgcaatcaaatcaaattatgaacatgtttgtgtgatctctcagtcatccaggaaGGGTCCATAGTAAGAAAAATTTGAGTCCTGACAACTGGATCAAAACTATAAACATTTactgaaatacatgtgattATTTTATCGATTTAGCAGCTCATATTTCAGAGAGTTCCTCGATATGTTTAAAGTGTGCACTGTAAACCGAAtctaaatttaaaaacaataaaactgatgTTACTGATATTGCCATATTACTACTTATTACAgttgtcattttgtgttttgccaAATGTTTCAGCCGTAGTATCCATGCACCAGTATTTTCTCCAGTCGATGTAAATTGTGTAACCTTTGCTGTCATTCATTGGCAGTGTGTTCTGTTCGAGCCATTGGTGAAAGTGACATCATGCAGGAGTTTTTATCAGAATCAGATGAGgtaaaataattattcaaaataTTGTTACGTAGAGTCTGTACATACAATACACTGATCTCAATATTTCTGACTAGAACTCCAATGGGGTCTCAGATGTTGAGTTGAGAATAGCTATGCTGGATAAAACCACTCTCACTGTCAGAGTCCGGAGGAATGCCACCACAGATCAGGTGTACCAGGTAAATGTCCACAGAACATCAACGACCTTTACTCTGTTTGAGCTATAGGGCTGAAGTATTGATTCAAGTCCAATTTCACTTTGAATATTCACAATCAGCAAATGATATACCTCTGTGATATACTGATATTTCCATTGATGTTCCTGATATTATATGCAGAGAAGAGCTTTTAATAAatatcttatgatgattatattaataaaaaatcaaatatgccCCAAGATATATGTAGCTACTAGCTCGAATgctgttacatttttatgttgcaAAACTGACGCAAGCAACCTACCATGTCTACGTAGGTtcataattaatacatttaaaagaaaactCTGCCTGAGTTTAGGCTACATGGCAattcatgtgattcttgtatcacTCTAGAAtttcatatttctgttttgttttgttgttttttttgttaaagctcctgacatttaaacatttgtgaaccAAATCTTCATTTAAAACCAGACATTACCAATCTAATTGCAGTTTGTCTGAAAAATCTCTCACCACAGTCTAATCATTTTCCAAAAATAGTAGTCTTCTCCTCTTCACTGTTGTCTTGTGATTTTAGGCGGTGGTGAACAAACTTGGCATGGACAGTATTATGGCCAGTTACTTTGCACTGTTTGAAGTCATCAACCACACTTTCAGTGAGTATAATTATATTACTTTATGTCCTACAATTCTCAGgaaaaaagacataaaatataagtcaacaaaacaaaatgcaagataaatttCAAACCTGAAAGCTCAGACTTATGGCAAATCGCAAAGTATAAATATACttaatatactaaaataattcAATTAATCATGTTGGGCGTATTTGTGTTCATTTGATTATAGTAAcgccttgtgtgtgtgtttttttttttttttctagtgcgTAAACTTGCCCCCAATGAGTTTCCCCATAAACTGTACGTACAGAACTACACCTCGGCCATCCCAGGGACCTGCCTCACTCTGAGGAAGTGGCTCTTCACCACAGAGGAAGAGATTCTGCTTAGTGACAATCCACTTGCCCTCTCTTACTTCTACCACCAGGTCAGGGCTCACTCTGCTGTTTCATGTCAATTACCTACTTCTGCACATTATAGACTTCCCATTATTTACCATTTATAAATGACTGTTTATTTCTACAGGCCGTGGAGGATGTGACAAAAGGGTTTATAAAAGCCGAGCAGAAGTCGTATCAGCTCCAGAAGCTTGAGGAGCAGCAGAAGATGTCTATGGTATTTAATCCTCTACTTTTAACTTGTAGCTTCAGATGAgcatagacctgtcacaataacacattttgtaatGAGATGTTTTGCCATGTAAATCACACTGAAAACCATTAGACAAAGCTGATTTAATATCCCcataatattatataaatgcTATTAAGAAAATCCTAAATGTGCTTGACTTTAtcattcagttcagttcaagtgTATTTATACTGTATGGCACATTTAAAagaacttcagctgaccaaagtgtttcacataaaagtcaacaaaaaacaaatatacagataaaacaaTACTTAAGAAAAGAActataaaacaccaagatatcctgtgtagctagtattaaatgccagtgagaagaggtgggttttcagtctagtcttaagcTGCTTTatagactgagaggatctgacaggcggAGGGAGGCTGGTCCagagtctgggcgctgccacagaaatggctctgtcacctctggtcttgagcccgGCTTTGGgcgcagcagcaggagctggtcagctgacctcagggctctgggtggagttaagtagagctgcagtaactccctcaaataaagtaGGCCCATAGAGTGCAGGCATTTAAActcaatcaataacattttaaattgtgataTGAAATGGGGAGTCAGTGCAAGCTGCACAGGCCTGATGTGCTCTCATCAATATCATAGTATAGGCATAGATATTAATGGATGCTAAAATTTGTACCAACACTAGATATGTAAGAATTAGTATTACAGGACCTACAGTAATTTAAAACAAGagactattattattttgtgtcaaaaattaaattatatttcatacaaagagtgtttttattgtcattatggAATCAAGTATCAAGCATTTTCCTTAGTATagaaatctatttaaaaatctCAGTATTGTACCGGTACACTATGACTTTGCTGGTTAAAGGTTTTCCACTGGTACGTGATGATCTGTCTATAGCTCTAACATGCAATATATTTCctgtctttgttttttatttagtaCTTGAATTTGCTGAGGAGCTGTGAAGGCTACAATGAGATTATATTTCCTCATTGTCCATGCGATTCTCGACGTAAAGGCCACGTCATCACAGCCATCAGTATTCACCACTTCAAACTGCACGCATGCACTGAAGAGGGCACTCTAGAGGCAAGCACAGcaactgcttttattttattccatGTTTATTACTTTTGTAGCTGTATTCTGATATTTTTGTGTCATTGTATTCAGTATTGTATATGTTTTGCGTGTTGTTTTGTAGAACCAAGTGATTTCTTTTGAGTGGGGGGAGATGCAGAGGTGGGACACAGATGAGGAGGGCATGGCCTTCTGTTTTGAGTACGCTCGAGGAGAGAAGAAGCCTCGCTGGGTCAAAATATTCACTCCATATGTGAGTATTTAATGGGATGGTGTATATTTGCTGATTTCATTTCCTGTGTGTAGTCTGACACAGCAATTTGGCGTTCTTGGTTtcgtttttgacatttttgaaagGAATGTTTTGATTTCAGATGAAGGGCATTAGTCTATTCAATGGATGATTCACAAAATATAAAGAATTAAAAGAGCCaacaaatctatttttaattATAGAGTGGGTCCATATGCAGTATTGGACATGCCATTGTGGATTGCAGTCCTTTCACATGGCAAAAATTGTGACTGTGTTTGAACAATgccatgtttttaattaaaaacgAACACACATTCACCCCGTTAATTTGTGTGGTGTAAAGAGCTcttattttcctgtttttctcCTGTTTAGTTTAACTACATGCATGAGTGCTTTGAGAGGGTCTTCTGTGAGTTAAAGTGGAGAAAAGAGGTAAACGCATTTCAAATTCTTACaatatctgaaaaataaaatactaagcTGTCCCATGTgtgcaggtggaggaggacGCCGTAGACAAGGACAATAAGAACTACAGTAAAGATGGTATGTGTGGAGAGGTAAGGCTCTGCCTGCCTTTGTCCTCTCTCtgaatcacctgcttgtccccgtGTTCAGCCTCTCGCTTCATGTTTGTGTTGGGTTGTTTTGCAGAATATTTTCCAGCTGCTGAGACACAGAGGGGGTGGAGGCACTTAGGAGCAGAGATCATTACCTCATAGCAAAACCAACAGCGCACTGCATTTGGACTTCACAGGGACACTGTGCTATTACCCATGTCATAAACTAGAATACAAGAAATAAAACTTGAATCGATCAAACATCTAGAGAAAAGCAGCATAAAACATCTCAACCCAAGCGGCAGAAGTCTAGATCATTATGCGTAAGGTTTTACTCAGAAGGACCGTGTCATGGCTCAGACGTGTGTAAAGACGTCTGCTGAATGCTCACGTGCACTTACAAGTCTGACTCTGCAGCTTGATGACCCGCATGAAGAAATACTTTAGACTCTAGGATCAAAAGGGACATTTCTTGAGCTGGAGTGATCACAGAAAGGTTCTACCAATGCAATTTCTTCTTTGTCCActatttttgttcatgtttttttttttgcaaaattatgaaaaaaaggcCACATCCAAAACCCAGATCTGCATTAAAACATTGTCATTGAATTATTATACACACAATTCAGAATGAGGATCTGCCTATTACAACTGAAAGGTGTTTTatggctttacctggaatggTCACAACATGGCATAGTAGCTTtccgtctccatggcaacaagcagatgatgtcaccaggccaagttataggtcagatctgtggaagggTGTCcccgctcacagaaagaatgcctGTTTTTCGAAGGTATTTTcaatcaataaaacaacaaattgaataaatacaagatttacacattccgggcaaagcatAGACATCTCCACGGTTATGAGCAGTTGGCAGAAcgcccaccagaaaagttacatagtgcacctttaacgcgTTTTATGCAAATGTTGTGATTACATCTGATATCTTGATGGATCTGGATGTGATTATCGCTCTCTTGTATGCACTTTAACAACAGTATTAACCCCAGTACAATCTTAACTATGATTTCCAAACACTCCATGAAGTCGGTGTGAGATTTGTGATGGTGGAAGATAATGATAAATCTAATTGGACAGCAGAGGTCCTCCTTCTCCTGTCTGCATCCCTGATTACTTTGTTGCTAAGAGCTTCTCGATTTATTGTTGCCGTGTAATTTAACTAGCCTTTTCCATACGCACCGTGTCTCTATAGTAAGCAGTCAGCTATATTTACCAATTCACTCAGGCTGAAGCTCGGGTTCCGTTAAGGACACCAATAAACAACCAATGTATAATTAATTTCCCTCCAAAAACAGCTTGTCAGAAAGGTACTAAGATTGTTAGTTTTATGTTCTCGGGCTTTTGCATTATCAAATTTTCCTTGTAGTTAAGCTGTTCACCATGGCGATGTTGGTGCAGTGTGATAAAATACAGTAAGAGGCTGTGTCTTAGACTTGTTTTCAGTAAAGAAGGGCTGCAATGAACTATTATAATCATTTTTATCAACTATTTAAGTAATCGTGCATTGTCAGGATATGCTTAATAACAAAGTTTAATATTAAATCAAAGTTACGAAAAGTAACAGCAGATTTTAACCCATAATGCGCCTGGTTCTTTATCTCAAAGCCTTCAGTCTGCATGTTTATCTTTATCACGGtttaaaataccttaaaaatcTCAGAAAATAAATTACTTGACTAGTTGAAAGCCAAAACATTCATTAGTTGCGGCTTTACAGAAAGGAAAACGTAACATATTAAGAACGTAAAACACGAAATTAAACTGTATTGTGCAGAAAAAAGATGCAAGTTACATATCCAAGTCTCGCagttataaaaacaataatgctCCAACCTGCCCCGCGCAATAGCAAAGAATCtgctaaaactaaaacattctCCTGGATAGTTAAATGATCAGAAACCACATCACAATTTGATCTTGTCTCTCATTAGCCCtgtcacaatatcacatttcaaagtGTGACATATcacagaagtaaatatagaccatAAACGgtcatattgaaactaatttatgccactgattaacccaagagcagatttaaactgcaaaatctattctaaatgtgcaatgttGTTAGAAGAATcacaagctgcaataaataaacagcagaatgaaacactttagtaattagtttgcatctataatgagtcatagaagtgattaattcaacctttcatggtttaaatcttattgtatagccaaaaaataaaacattttccagcagtgcaaagaaaatacaCACTCAATTAGTTATCGTGACAAGCATATCTCTCATAGAACTTTTGATGAAGTTGCTGTTTTGCTGCAGAGTGCGGCACAACAGGTTCAATGCCGTTTTGATTTAAGTTCATAATCCATACTGAATCATAATATTATTACACCGTGATGCCAACAAGTGTCAGTgagctttttctgttttgtataACCAGAAAAGTTCAAATCAATATCAAAGAACTGGATGTGCTAATAGCATAAAAGAGCATAAAAGCCTGTGATTAATGAGGCTCCACACACCTCAATGCACAAAGCAGTTTTAATGGAAAGTGCTGTGGGACTGAATGTGCAATACTACATTTCCCAGGATTCTGTCTGTTCACTGGAGCGTATACAGTGGTCGATCGTCTGCCAGTTTCTGACCATTCCTCCAGCTTCTACCATAATTGAAACTCACACGTCTTATTTAAGTTTTGGCTGGTGAAGCAGAGACTGTGTTACATTGCTTTTTGTTATACATTGTCATTGATAATTGACTGATTATGGATTGTCATAttcttataaataaaaacatttattgacAATGTTTTggggagttgttttttttcttattctaaaatgtgattgcTGGGTTTCAGTTCCCTGTTATCAGACTGACTTTTAGGAATTTTTGGGCCTTCAAAACAACACTTTGAATAGTTTATTGGTGCGGTAACAGTGATAATTTTGAAATAAACAGTTCTCCTTTTTGATCACAtgatatttcaatattatctaaGTGGAATAATGACAGTTGTTGAACCTGATCCTCTGACCTGCTGTAATCTGACAGAAATCTTGACAATAGTAAATGTTATCTGCCCCGATctctattatttattatagatCTATGCATTATGTACATTTACAAGGCCAGTAAAACTAGACTAAACTCTAACTTTAACTAGAATAATCATATAACCAAACAACTGGATCTGTAATTGTTGTATTTGGAagccaaaatacaacaaataatatatatataatccatccatccattttcttccgcttatccggggccaggtcgcgggggcagcagtttaagcagggactcccagacttccctcaccccatgacacagtgttggtgaagcactgcttccccctcctgaggcgtcggacggtttgccagaatctctttgaggccgtctgatagtcctcctccatggcctccccgaactcctcccaaccccgagtttttgcctctgtgactgcccgagccgcggcacgcttggcccgccggtactcatcagctgcctcaggagtcccacgagccaacaaggctcgataggactccttcttcagcttgacggcatcccttacttccggtgtccaccaccgggttcagggaTTGCCGTCGCGACaaacaccacagaccttacgaccacagctacgagcagccgcattgacaatagacgtggagaacatggcccacacaggtcagatgacacgacaacaaagtcgatcatcgacctccgacctagagtgtcctggtgccacgtgcactgatggacacccttgtgctcgaacatggtgttcgttatggacaaactgtgactagcacagaagtccaaaaacaaaacactgctcgggttcagatcggggaggccgttcttccccatcacgcccctccaagtgtcactgtcgttacccacatgggcgttgaagtcccccaggagaacaacggagtccccggttggtgcactgtctagtacccctcccagggactccaagaaggccgggtactccgcactgctgcttggcccgtaggccaacacaacagtgagagacctgtccctgacctaaaggcgcagggacgcgaccctctcgttcaccggagtgaaccccaacacgcagcggctgagctgtggggcaatgagcaagcccacaccagctcgctgccggcaacgccagagaaatggagagtccaacccctctcaagaagttgggttccagagcccaagttgtgcgtggaggtgaggccgactatatctagccggtaatgctcaacctcccgcacaagctcaggctccttccccccagtgaggtgacattccatgtccccagagctagtctccatgtccggagatctggtcgtcgaggtccccgccttcgaatgccgcccagatctctccgcacccgcccctcatggctcctctcgcaggtggtgagtccacgggaggacggccccacgtcgttccttcgggctgggcccggccgggtcccgtggggaaaggcccggccaccaggcgctcgctgccgagcacccaccccaggcctatatatatatatatatatatatatatatatatatatatatatatatatatatatatatatatataaaattaaaaaaaaaaacgccttAAGGGTCCTacgttacacaaaattgactcttatgaactttaagccatgttataatgttgttacctcctcaaaaacagacctggagttgtgttttggttcattcccacatgtttgagtgtctctttattatcagtctgtagcATCTCCAAACCtc is part of the Periophthalmus magnuspinnatus isolate fPerMag1 chromosome 16, fPerMag1.2.pri, whole genome shotgun sequence genome and harbors:
- the snx27b gene encoding sorting nexin-27b isoform X1, translated to MSDSEDQGLGSAAAAPDSQFPPRHSCQTPALTPSSTTSTGTGTSSGPRLVRIVKSNSGYGFNVRGQVSEGGQLRSINGELYAPLQHVSAVLPGGAADRAGISKGDRILEVNGVNVEGATHKQVVELIRAGERELVLRVLSVPPQEADCSDPGDEGSAHSCYDYSDKQAVPISVPSYKHTELNQEKFVVYNVCMAGRQLCSKRYREFVILHQNLKREFATFTFPKLPGKWPFSMSEQQLDARRRGLEEYLEKVCSVRAIGESDIMQEFLSESDENSNGVSDVELRIAMLDKTTLTVRVRRNATTDQVYQAVVNKLGMDSIMASYFALFEVINHTFMRKLAPNEFPHKLYVQNYTSAIPGTCLTLRKWLFTTEEEILLSDNPLALSYFYHQAVEDVTKGFIKAEQKSYQLQKLEEQQKMSMYLNLLRSCEGYNEIIFPHCPCDSRRKGHVITAISIHHFKLHACTEEGTLENQVISFEWGEMQRWDTDEEGMAFCFEYARGEKKPRWVKIFTPYFNYMHECFERVFCELKWRKEVEEDAVDKDNKNYSKDEYFPAAETQRGWRHLGAEIITS
- the snx27b gene encoding sorting nexin-27b isoform X2; its protein translation is MSDSEDQGLGSAAAAPDSQFPPRHSCQTPALTPSSTTSTGTGTSSGPRLVRIVKSNSGYGFNVRGQVSEGGQLRSINGELYAPLQHVSAVLPGGAADRAGISKGDRILEVNGVNVEGATHKQVVELIRAGERELVLRVLSVPPQEADCSDPGDEGSAHSCYDYSDKQAVPISVPSYKHTELNQEKFVVYNVCMAGRQLCSKRYREFVILHQNLKREFATFTFPKLPGKWPFSMSEQQLDARRRGLEEYLEKVCSVRAIGESDIMQEFLSESDENSNGVSDVELRIAMLDKTTLTVRVRRNATTDQVYQAVVNKLGMDSIMASYFALFEVINHTFMRKLAPNEFPHKLYVQNYTSAIPGTCLTLRKWLFTTEEEILLSDNPLALSYFYHQAVEDVTKGFIKAEQKSYQLQKLEEQQKMSMYLNLLRSCEGYNEIIFPHCPCDSRRKGHVITAISIHHFKLHACTEEGTLENQVISFEWGEMQRWDTDEEGMAFCFEYARGEKKPRWVKIFTPYFNYMHECFERVFCELKWRKEVEEDAVDKDNKNYSKDGMCGENIFQLLRHRGGGGT